A region of Rhodoferax potami DNA encodes the following proteins:
- the bfr gene encoding bacterioferritin, with product MKGDAQVIGHLQAQLKNELTAINQYFLHYRMYKHWGFEKLAKKEYSESIGEMKHADMLMDRIFMLDGLPNLQDMAKIMVGETVPEALECDLKAEMGAQITIKAGIAHCESVRDYVSRDLLQKILDDTEEHIDFLETQIDLIDKVGLPNYLQSQMGELS from the coding sequence ATGAAAGGCGACGCCCAAGTCATCGGCCACCTGCAGGCCCAGCTCAAGAACGAACTCACCGCCATCAACCAATACTTTTTGCACTACCGCATGTACAAGCATTGGGGCTTCGAGAAGCTGGCGAAAAAGGAGTACAGCGAATCCATCGGTGAGATGAAGCACGCCGACATGCTGATGGACCGCATCTTCATGCTCGACGGCCTGCCCAACCTGCAAGACATGGCAAAAATCATGGTCGGCGAAACCGTGCCCGAGGCGTTGGAGTGCGACCTGAAGGCAGAAATGGGTGCACAAATCACCATCAAAGCTGGCATTGCCCACTGCGAGTCGGTGCGCGACTATGTGTCCCGTGATCTGCTCCAAAAAATTCTGGATGACACTGAAGAGCACATCGACTTTCTAGAAACCCAGATCGACCTGATCGACAAAGTGGGCCTACCCAACTATCTGCAGTCCCAGATGGGCGAACTCTCCTAA
- a CDS encoding imelysin family protein, whose amino-acid sequence MHKRTFLQGTLLAATLLSGLPLRAQTVDTASVVRNYAELVSANYQDVLASALSLQKAIKALTAAPSAQSLDDAKKAWLAARAFYGQTEAFRFYSGPIDDDKGPEGRLNAWPLDESYIDSVAGKPKAGIVNNRKITINKATLAKLNERGGEENIAAGWHAIEFLLWGQDQSDTGPGNRSFEDFVDGKTANADRRRTYLNVVTELLIDDLGFLVKAWAPASKNYRARFEQGGIQSVRKMIVGLGSLSRGELAGERLEVAMNTQDKEDEHSCFSDNTHRDAATNAQGIQNVWLGSYQRLDGTSLQGPSLKDLVALKNPALADKVSQQIARSVAYANAIQAPFDREILGAKDAPGRIRVQKTIDSLVQQSKDLTEAAAALGIHKLAQAQ is encoded by the coding sequence ATGCACAAACGCACCTTCCTCCAAGGAACCCTACTCGCAGCCACCCTCTTGAGCGGACTCCCCTTGCGGGCGCAGACCGTTGATACCGCCAGCGTCGTGCGCAACTACGCAGAATTGGTCTCGGCCAACTACCAGGATGTTTTGGCCAGTGCACTGAGCCTGCAAAAGGCCATCAAAGCCCTGACGGCTGCCCCGAGCGCTCAAAGCTTGGACGATGCGAAAAAAGCATGGCTGGCTGCCCGCGCGTTTTACGGCCAGACCGAAGCCTTTCGCTTCTACAGCGGCCCGATTGATGACGACAAGGGCCCCGAGGGACGACTCAACGCCTGGCCTCTGGATGAGTCCTACATTGACAGCGTGGCCGGCAAGCCCAAAGCCGGCATCGTCAACAACCGGAAGATCACGATCAACAAAGCCACCCTCGCCAAGCTGAACGAGCGCGGCGGCGAAGAAAACATTGCCGCCGGTTGGCACGCCATTGAGTTTCTGCTGTGGGGTCAAGACCAAAGCGACACCGGACCAGGCAACCGCTCTTTTGAAGACTTTGTGGATGGCAAAACCGCCAACGCGGATCGCCGCCGCACCTACCTGAATGTAGTGACCGAGCTGCTGATAGATGACCTGGGCTTCCTCGTCAAAGCGTGGGCACCTGCCAGCAAAAACTACCGTGCGCGGTTCGAGCAAGGCGGCATCCAGTCGGTGCGCAAAATGATCGTCGGCTTAGGCTCATTGTCCCGTGGCGAACTGGCCGGAGAGCGCCTGGAAGTCGCCATGAACACCCAGGACAAAGAAGACGAACACTCCTGCTTCTCTGACAACACCCACCGCGATGCTGCCACCAACGCGCAGGGCATCCAAAACGTCTGGCTCGGCAGCTACCAGCGCCTGGACGGTACTTCGCTGCAAGGCCCCTCGCTTAAAGACCTGGTGGCGCTCAAAAACCCGGCCCTTGCAGACAAAGTGAGTCAACAAATCGCCAGAAGCGTGGCCTATGCCAACGCGATCCAGGCTCCGTTTGACCGAGAGATCTTGGGCGCCAAAGACGCGCCTGGGCGCATCCGGGTGCAAAAGACGATCGATAGCCTGGTCCAGCAATCCAAAGACTTGACCGAAGCAGCCGCCGCTTTGGGCATCCACAAGTTGGCCCAAGCGCAATGA